A single Deltaproteobacteria bacterium DNA region contains:
- a CDS encoding trypsin-like peptidase domain-containing protein, translating to MFLRFVVLIATIGYAPNGAVADDLPWQHERRVIGPSELEPIENTLGSRMYDDARVVARLETLDGIGYCTSVRVGPDLFLTNYHCSDYKTCEGIQFHLAFEKSVAPRQQLIVRCKELVAKNVAYDYALFRVRSAGFSPRSADDASSNGTVASTSSDEGAVKAPPLNSFPVATLWSGALETSKPMFMAGHPGARFKEVDRGTQCALRTLVPELIEERQTITHTCDTEGGSSGSPMMDTDSGFVVALHWGGKDDFNMAIPMWEIIADLKKSLPPEVFSQLKVASANQQTPP from the coding sequence ATGTTTCTGAGATTCGTTGTACTGATTGCCACAATCGGCTATGCCCCAAACGGGGCTGTGGCTGATGATTTACCGTGGCAACACGAGCGACGAGTCATAGGCCCAAGTGAGCTCGAGCCTATAGAGAATACATTAGGTAGCCGCATGTACGACGATGCTAGGGTAGTGGCGCGGCTCGAGACCTTGGATGGTATAGGCTACTGTACGAGCGTGCGTGTAGGGCCTGATCTTTTCCTCACAAATTATCACTGCTCAGACTACAAGACTTGCGAGGGGATTCAGTTTCATTTGGCTTTTGAGAAGTCTGTTGCTCCGCGTCAGCAGCTGATTGTTCGCTGCAAAGAGCTAGTTGCCAAGAATGTGGCTTATGACTATGCCCTATTTCGCGTAAGATCTGCCGGTTTTTCTCCAAGGTCCGCTGACGATGCGTCAAGCAACGGTACGGTTGCTAGCACCAGTAGCGATGAGGGTGCGGTTAAAGCACCTCCACTTAACAGTTTTCCAGTGGCGACACTTTGGAGTGGAGCATTAGAGACTAGTAAACCCATGTTTATGGCTGGACATCCAGGAGCTAGATTTAAAGAGGTCGATCGCGGCACCCAGTGTGCTCTGCGTACTTTAGTTCCAGAGTTGATTGAGGAGCGTCAAACTATCACCCACACCTGTGACACGGAAGGGGGGTCGAGCGGATCTCCTATGATGGATACAGACTCAGGTTTTGTCGTGGCCTTGCACTGGGGGGGGAAAGACGACTTCAATATGGCGATTCCCATGTGGGAAATCATCGCTGATCTCAAGAAGTCACTGCCTCCAGAAGTTTTTTCCCAGTTAAAAGTCGCATCAGCGAACCAGCAGACGCCCCCTTGA
- a CDS encoding aspartate aminotransferase family protein yields the protein MMRNDEMLSQLKAVECPDATYPARDPALVMHRAKGSLVYDVEGQEYIDLCAGFGALALGHNPDAHIHVLTERLHVAPGTKAPLITHGMGDVYSSAAKVELLKYLPSLMPPTLQVAALALTGSQAVELAVKSAMLATGRSRFVVFGGSYHGLDIGILPLTERADFRAPFRGFLREDRVVSLPFRCDSEELAKVLSSGDIAAVLVEPVQGRTGCREAGVEWLQILRRECDRFGTLLIYDEVFTGLGRTGQYTFGETVPCDLLCLGKAFGGGFPISACVGTDAVMAAWPSSTGEAIHTGTFFGHPLSCDIALATLREIHAGGWVERASNLGQEALRWLRTELKDHGLVREIRGIGLMIVIELVDAGLGAKFMDLLRSKGIIALASGPRGESLSVTPSLNIPRALLMQALATIKVGLQELKGT from the coding sequence ATGATGCGCAACGATGAAATGTTATCCCAATTAAAGGCGGTTGAATGTCCAGATGCAACCTATCCGGCGCGAGATCCAGCGTTGGTGATGCACAGGGCGAAGGGGTCACTTGTTTATGACGTCGAAGGGCAGGAATACATCGATCTCTGCGCGGGTTTTGGCGCATTAGCCTTGGGCCACAATCCTGACGCCCACATTCATGTACTGACCGAGCGTCTCCATGTGGCTCCTGGAACAAAAGCCCCTTTGATCACCCACGGTATGGGTGACGTTTACAGTTCGGCGGCCAAGGTCGAACTCTTAAAATACCTTCCTTCGTTGATGCCTCCAACGCTTCAAGTTGCAGCTTTAGCTCTAACGGGTTCGCAAGCCGTTGAGTTAGCGGTTAAGTCGGCAATGTTGGCGACTGGTCGTAGTCGATTTGTTGTGTTTGGGGGTAGTTACCACGGTCTGGATATTGGGATCCTTCCGCTGACCGAGAGAGCCGATTTTCGTGCGCCTTTCAGGGGGTTCCTTCGCGAAGATAGGGTTGTCTCTTTGCCCTTTCGCTGTGACAGCGAAGAGTTGGCAAAAGTTTTATCATCTGGTGATATCGCGGCAGTTTTGGTCGAGCCGGTACAGGGTCGCACGGGATGTCGTGAAGCTGGGGTTGAGTGGCTCCAAATACTACGGCGTGAATGTGATAGATTTGGGACCCTGCTAATTTACGATGAGGTCTTCACAGGATTAGGTCGGACTGGACAGTATACCTTCGGGGAAACCGTGCCCTGTGATTTACTGTGCTTAGGTAAAGCATTTGGCGGGGGCTTTCCCATTTCCGCTTGCGTCGGTACCGATGCCGTCATGGCGGCTTGGCCAAGCAGTACCGGCGAAGCAATCCATACCGGAACATTTTTTGGACACCCGCTGTCATGTGACATAGCCCTGGCTACTTTACGGGAGATTCACGCAGGAGGATGGGTTGAACGGGCCAGTAATCTCGGGCAGGAAGCACTAAGGTGGCTTAGAACTGAACTCAAGGATCATGGGTTAGTGCGAGAAATACGCGGCATCGGGCTAATGATTGTAATCGAACTTGTAGACGCAGGGTTAGGCGCAAAATTTATGGACCTGCTGCGATCCAAAGGTATCATTGCACTAGCCAGCGGGCCAAGGGGCGAGAGTCTGAGTGTCACCCCTTCTTTAAATATTCCAAGAGCGCTATTGATGCAGGCGTTAGCAACTATTAAAGTCGGTCTGCAGGAGCTTAAGGGTACCTGA
- a CDS encoding radical SAM protein has translation MHELDQLTITEIYASIQGESAFAGIPCTFVRLTGCPLRCRWCDTAYAFKGGTAWSIQAIIDEVKRLGVPLVELTGGEPLAQPGAALLATRLVAEGFKLLCETSGSEDVGVLPQETHIIMDWKCPDSGMTSRNLVANFGRLKSSDEIKFVVASRSDFDWALEEVQKHHLDDRFQILFSCAWGHVAPKDLAAWILERPMRCRMQLQQHKYIWGPRAKGV, from the coding sequence GTGCATGAATTAGACCAGCTAACCATTACCGAGATCTACGCGAGCATTCAAGGAGAGTCCGCGTTTGCGGGCATTCCATGTACATTTGTTAGGCTGACGGGTTGTCCGCTAAGATGCCGGTGGTGTGACACAGCCTACGCTTTTAAAGGTGGGACGGCTTGGTCGATTCAAGCGATTATTGATGAGGTCAAACGGCTTGGAGTTCCTTTAGTAGAGTTGACTGGAGGGGAGCCATTGGCTCAGCCAGGAGCCGCCCTTTTGGCCACGCGACTCGTAGCTGAGGGTTTCAAGTTACTCTGTGAGACAAGTGGATCGGAGGACGTAGGAGTCTTACCTCAAGAGACCCACATCATCATGGACTGGAAGTGTCCAGACAGTGGAATGACCTCTCGGAACTTAGTCGCAAATTTTGGGCGACTAAAGTCCAGCGACGAGATTAAATTTGTCGTAGCAAGCCGCTCAGATTTTGATTGGGCGCTTGAGGAAGTTCAAAAACATCATTTGGACGACCGTTTTCAGATTTTATTCTCCTGTGCCTGGGGGCACGTTGCACCGAAGGATTTAGCTGCCTGGATACTTGAGCGGCCAATGCGTTGTCGCATGCAGCTGCAGCAGCATAAGTACATCTGGGGGCCCAGAGCCAAGGGTGTTTGA
- a CDS encoding isoleucine--tRNA ligase, with amino-acid sequence MKAVTSDVNFPQMETELLAEWQERNTFAESMSQRRGSKEFTFYDGPPFANGLPHYGHLLANTIKDTVPRYWTMRGYYVDRRFGWDCHGVPVEYEIEKRDNLKGRADILAMGVDKFNEACRASVQAYTVEWERTITRLGRWVDWQNQYRTMDKSFMESVWWVLSELYKRGLVYRDFKVVPYSPRITAVLSNFEANQNYKDVQDPAITVKFKLKDEDAFILAWTTTPWTLISNLALCVGSKIQYVKVRDHESGEHYYLAEARLASLYKKGGKDAGAQPFDVVAHISASQLAGKHYEPLFPYFKEHPGAFRILVDDYVTTDDGTGVVHQAPAYGEDDFRVCRAHGITLVDPVDEEGRFKSEIADYAGSFVKDADKEIIRRLRDSKQLLRNEQLLHSYPFCERTDTPLIYKAIQTWYVAVEKIKDRLIANNQRINWVPEHLRDGRMGKWLENARDWAISRNRFWGTPIPIWICSEHSDHMEVMSSVADLEARTKTKVDDLHIHHIDRLTFACQKCAGQMRRIPEVFDCWFESGSMPYAQIHYPFEHKDRFHQRFPADFIAEGLDQTRGWFYTLSVLSTALFNEPAFKNVVVNGMVLAEDGKKMSKRLKNYTPPETLLGRFGADSVRLFMLNSAVLKAGDLCFSDQGVRDTTRAVLLPLWNAHSFLTTYAVADHWQPSKELASGVVPAVDSEIDRWIISRFHTLCQRVHEQMHHYRLYNVVPQVLDFIEDLTNWYIRLSRKRFWGTDDESTTATNVSAADTEQAYQTLYYVLLGFSKVFAPFAPFIADRIYKNLTAGFEALPESVHLCDIPLGDKELIDRELEGRMDLLRRASNLGRSLRAKHQIKTRQVLPSMLVITRKSADRDAIERGAELLRGELNIKEVLFSTDEANFVLLSLKPNLKTLGPRIGKELNAMRQHLEQLNKEPQRVVELLTHLEEQGSVKVLGHDLTEADFLIDRGPKDGRLIATEHGVTVLLDTKLTPELVQEGLARELINRIQRLRKDSGLQVSDRIVLRIAAELTLAAAARAFAEYIKRETLATELEVSTCEKRESTETAVVEIDGSSCSLVLAVARS; translated from the coding sequence ATGAAAGCGGTCACGTCCGACGTGAACTTTCCGCAGATGGAAACAGAGTTGCTGGCGGAATGGCAAGAGCGCAACACATTTGCGGAGTCCATGAGTCAAAGACGTGGTTCTAAAGAATTTACGTTCTATGACGGGCCCCCATTTGCCAACGGACTTCCTCATTACGGACACCTGTTGGCAAATACGATCAAGGACACGGTACCAAGGTACTGGACGATGCGGGGGTACTACGTTGATCGCCGCTTTGGCTGGGATTGTCACGGGGTACCCGTGGAGTACGAAATTGAGAAGCGAGACAATCTCAAAGGTCGTGCCGACATACTTGCGATGGGGGTGGACAAGTTCAATGAAGCTTGTCGTGCCTCGGTCCAGGCTTACACGGTGGAGTGGGAAAGGACCATCACGCGGCTAGGTCGCTGGGTAGACTGGCAGAATCAATACCGCACCATGGATAAAAGTTTCATGGAGTCGGTCTGGTGGGTTCTTTCTGAGCTATACAAGCGAGGTCTCGTTTACCGAGATTTTAAAGTAGTGCCCTATTCACCTAGAATCACGGCAGTACTTTCGAATTTTGAAGCAAACCAAAACTACAAGGATGTGCAAGATCCAGCCATCACGGTCAAGTTTAAGCTGAAGGACGAGGATGCCTTTATTCTTGCCTGGACGACGACACCGTGGACGCTGATCTCAAACTTAGCGCTTTGCGTTGGTTCGAAGATCCAATACGTCAAGGTTCGCGACCATGAGTCAGGGGAGCACTACTACCTTGCCGAGGCCCGGCTTGCATCTCTCTATAAGAAAGGCGGCAAGGACGCTGGAGCACAACCATTCGACGTTGTTGCTCACATCTCTGCCAGCCAGTTGGCGGGCAAGCACTACGAGCCATTGTTTCCGTACTTTAAAGAACATCCCGGGGCGTTCCGGATCCTGGTTGATGATTATGTAACAACCGATGATGGTACGGGGGTAGTGCATCAGGCTCCGGCGTATGGTGAGGACGACTTCCGCGTATGTAGAGCCCATGGAATTACCCTTGTTGACCCTGTTGACGAGGAAGGTAGATTCAAGTCCGAGATCGCAGACTATGCGGGCAGTTTCGTCAAAGATGCTGACAAAGAAATCATCCGGCGGTTAAGGGACTCGAAGCAACTATTACGCAATGAGCAGCTGCTGCATAGCTACCCCTTCTGTGAGAGGACTGATACACCGCTCATCTACAAGGCAATTCAGACTTGGTATGTGGCAGTCGAAAAGATTAAAGATCGCCTGATTGCAAACAACCAGCGCATCAACTGGGTGCCCGAACACTTACGTGATGGGCGTATGGGCAAATGGCTAGAGAACGCGCGTGACTGGGCGATCAGTCGGAATCGTTTCTGGGGTACCCCTATACCAATTTGGATTTGTAGTGAGCACTCAGACCATATGGAAGTCATGAGTAGCGTTGCGGATCTCGAGGCACGAACAAAGACTAAAGTTGACGATCTGCACATACACCACATTGATCGGCTGACTTTCGCCTGTCAAAAGTGCGCCGGTCAAATGCGCCGTATCCCCGAAGTGTTTGATTGTTGGTTTGAGTCAGGATCAATGCCTTATGCTCAGATTCATTACCCTTTTGAACACAAAGATCGGTTTCACCAACGATTCCCGGCTGACTTCATTGCCGAGGGTCTCGATCAGACGCGAGGCTGGTTTTACACCCTAAGTGTGTTGTCGACCGCTTTGTTCAATGAGCCCGCGTTTAAGAATGTTGTCGTAAACGGCATGGTACTGGCCGAAGACGGCAAAAAGATGTCGAAGCGTCTAAAGAACTATACCCCTCCAGAGACTCTGCTCGGCAGGTTTGGGGCTGATAGTGTCCGCTTGTTCATGCTCAACTCTGCGGTCCTAAAAGCGGGGGACCTCTGCTTTTCCGATCAGGGCGTGCGTGACACGACAAGAGCTGTACTGCTGCCATTATGGAACGCTCACAGCTTCCTAACGACTTACGCAGTAGCAGATCATTGGCAGCCTTCCAAAGAACTGGCATCGGGTGTGGTGCCAGCCGTAGACAGTGAGATCGACCGATGGATCATCTCGCGCTTCCATACTTTGTGTCAGCGCGTTCACGAACAAATGCATCATTATCGATTGTACAATGTTGTGCCACAAGTACTTGATTTTATTGAGGACTTGACCAACTGGTATATTCGACTCAGTCGCAAAAGGTTTTGGGGCACCGACGACGAGTCGACCACGGCTACCAATGTATCGGCAGCTGATACTGAGCAGGCGTATCAAACCCTCTATTATGTACTACTTGGTTTCTCCAAGGTATTTGCACCATTCGCGCCCTTCATCGCGGATCGCATCTATAAGAACTTGACTGCCGGATTCGAAGCCTTACCAGAATCCGTTCACCTGTGTGACATCCCACTTGGTGATAAAGAGCTCATTGATCGTGAACTCGAGGGGCGCATGGACCTTCTGCGTCGCGCCAGCAATTTAGGGCGTAGCCTGCGGGCTAAACACCAGATCAAGACCCGTCAGGTGCTTCCCTCGATGTTAGTGATCACCCGCAAATCTGCTGACCGTGACGCGATTGAGCGGGGAGCGGAGCTTTTGCGCGGCGAGTTGAATATCAAGGAGGTGCTGTTCTCCACGGATGAAGCTAATTTTGTTCTTCTATCACTGAAGCCCAATCTAAAAACTCTGGGTCCGAGGATTGGCAAAGAGTTAAACGCCATGCGACAGCATCTTGAGCAGCTCAATAAAGAGCCCCAGCGGGTAGTAGAGTTGCTTACTCACCTTGAAGAACAAGGGAGCGTCAAGGTCCTCGGCCACGACTTGACCGAGGCAGATTTCCTGATCGATCGTGGGCCCAAAGACGGGCGATTGATTGCAACCGAACATGGCGTGACGGTTTTGCTTGATACTAAGCTAACCCCCGAGCTTGTGCAGGAGGGATTGGCGCGTGAGCTTATCAATCGCATTCAGAGACTTAGGAAAGACTCTGGGCTGCAGGTCTCAGATAGAATTGTTCTAAGAATTGCAGCAGAGTTGACGTTGGCCGCCGCCGCGAGGGCCTTTGCGGAGTATATTAAGCGGGAAACTCTCGCCACTGAGCTCGAGGTTTCAACCTGTGAAAAAAGGGAGTCGACTGAGACTGCGGTAGTCGAGATCGATGGTAGTAGCTGCTCGCTGGTTTTGGCGGTGGCCAGAAGTTGA
- a CDS encoding ABC-F family ATP-binding cassette domain-containing protein: protein MRIDNLQKSFGSKVLFADATFHFPAGERIALVGANGAGKTTLLNIICGLESADDGRIVLASGTTLGYLPQEPNASPATSVKEECMAGSTKLTALRDTMEQALATMNATNDAYAIGAYEKAEAAFRLEGGYSLESRATGILAGLGFQQSELVKDPRSLSGGWRMRLELARLFLRQPDFLILDEPTNHLDLPSLVWVESYLRSFAGTVLFVSHDRSLLNRLATMTLHLSGGQLTPYRGNFDAFLTAREERLMQQQAERDQLRRRREQMEHFVERFGAKATKAAQAQSRVKMIARIRELEDTLPTEGDEASVHFSIPAPGKTPRIVFKITRGAIGYNAPLAVDIDLEVEKGSKIAIIGANGIGKSTLLRTIAGRLQPLDGEFALGEGVTRGYFAQEQTETLRGDASVLENLIAYGNIGEKDARSLLGAFLFTGDAVFKKVKVLSGGEKSRVGLACVLAQKSGLLLLDEPTNHLDMASVETLAAGLADYEGTVIFVSHDREFIDNVCTHVFAMLPDGRSMLFPGKLADYQRLAEIAGFPNVLKVDEAKKGDASTSNKVSDSSNQYEQIKELKRNRQKLESQLAKLDSQIVELRTKIQQLESAMSSESSDFAKAAELHKEQQGLQEKLEGLELDWLQTAESLEDTVTKLSAQGRT from the coding sequence ATGCGCATTGATAATTTACAGAAATCTTTTGGCTCCAAGGTGTTATTTGCTGATGCAACCTTTCACTTCCCCGCCGGTGAGCGCATCGCTCTTGTCGGGGCGAATGGCGCCGGAAAGACCACTCTACTCAATATTATCTGCGGCTTAGAGTCCGCCGATGATGGGCGGATTGTGCTCGCATCCGGGACAACTTTAGGCTACCTGCCTCAGGAGCCAAACGCCTCCCCGGCGACCTCTGTAAAAGAGGAATGCATGGCCGGGTCGACCAAACTGACCGCATTACGCGACACGATGGAACAGGCCCTTGCCACCATGAATGCCACAAATGACGCGTATGCTATCGGTGCCTACGAAAAAGCGGAGGCCGCTTTCCGCTTGGAGGGAGGCTACAGCCTTGAGTCCAGAGCCACAGGGATACTTGCTGGACTCGGGTTCCAACAATCGGAATTAGTCAAAGACCCTAGGTCTCTATCAGGGGGGTGGCGCATGCGGTTGGAGCTAGCTCGCCTATTCCTGCGCCAGCCAGACTTCTTGATCCTCGACGAACCTACAAACCACCTGGATCTCCCCAGCCTGGTCTGGGTTGAGAGCTATTTGCGTAGTTTCGCCGGTACGGTACTTTTCGTGTCCCATGATCGCTCGCTTTTAAATCGATTGGCAACGATGACATTACATCTGTCTGGTGGCCAGCTCACTCCGTACCGGGGCAACTTCGACGCTTTCCTAACCGCCAGAGAAGAACGCCTCATGCAGCAACAAGCCGAAAGGGATCAGCTACGACGCCGACGTGAGCAAATGGAGCACTTTGTTGAGCGTTTTGGAGCCAAAGCCACCAAAGCCGCCCAGGCCCAATCCCGCGTGAAAATGATCGCCAGAATACGCGAGCTCGAGGACACCCTCCCTACAGAGGGTGACGAAGCAAGTGTGCATTTTTCGATTCCTGCTCCGGGCAAAACTCCAAGAATAGTCTTCAAAATTACTCGTGGGGCTATCGGTTACAATGCCCCCTTAGCGGTAGACATCGACCTTGAGGTGGAAAAAGGGTCCAAAATTGCCATTATTGGTGCAAACGGAATCGGCAAATCCACTTTGTTGCGTACCATCGCAGGCCGCTTGCAGCCGCTTGATGGAGAGTTTGCACTAGGAGAAGGTGTTACACGCGGCTATTTTGCACAGGAACAAACGGAAACTTTGCGTGGCGATGCATCCGTACTAGAGAATCTCATCGCTTACGGTAATATTGGGGAAAAGGACGCCCGTAGCCTATTAGGTGCATTTCTCTTTACCGGCGATGCTGTGTTTAAAAAGGTCAAGGTGCTTTCCGGTGGCGAGAAGAGCCGCGTTGGTCTCGCTTGCGTCTTAGCCCAAAAGTCCGGCCTTCTGCTACTAGATGAGCCAACCAACCACTTAGACATGGCCAGTGTCGAGACATTAGCCGCAGGCCTAGCCGATTACGAAGGCACTGTTATCTTTGTCAGCCACGACAGAGAATTTATCGACAACGTATGCACACATGTGTTCGCTATGCTTCCGGACGGCCGTTCCATGCTTTTCCCGGGCAAGTTGGCTGACTACCAGCGCTTGGCGGAGATTGCTGGGTTTCCAAATGTACTAAAAGTTGACGAAGCCAAAAAAGGCGATGCTAGTACCTCCAACAAAGTTTCTGACAGCAGCAACCAATACGAGCAAATAAAAGAACTAAAAAGAAACCGCCAAAAATTAGAAAGCCAACTAGCTAAATTGGACTCCCAAATCGTCGAATTGAGGACAAAGATCCAACAGCTGGAGAGTGCCATGAGTAGTGAGAGTTCTGATTTTGCAAAAGCGGCAGAACTACACAAAGAGCAGCAAGGCCTCCAAGAAAAGCTAGAGGGACTGGAACTCGACTGGCTCCAAACGGCCGAATCACTTGAGGACACCGTAACCAAATTAAGCGCTCAGGGCCGCACTTGA
- a CDS encoding endonuclease/exonuclease/phosphatase family protein: MTPKANVSKQKPRRSFRAVIDSLRQVWTIERVPDHEAIWRLGQPALAALAPERFRISIWNLCKGAGGLMFEHDYRLLCYCSDILMTQEALLSRHAMSMFCATGFESVHAASYRRRDGLRDGVMTVARVPTCDEPQRIICKYPEPIFKTPKAALIKKYPIAGMDESLLVINIHATLVRRKRAAIEEMQHLLERLPTHRGPMILAGDFNTFTPGYLRAVADVLSQIGLNYVPIPNDPRPTTQALDQLFCRGLEVRSIRVDTSFRNSDHFPILAEMKVLGS; the protein is encoded by the coding sequence ATGACGCCTAAAGCTAATGTTTCAAAACAGAAACCACGCCGCTCCTTTCGAGCCGTCATAGATAGTCTGAGACAGGTGTGGACTATCGAGCGCGTCCCCGATCATGAGGCAATTTGGAGACTTGGGCAACCTGCCCTTGCGGCATTGGCGCCAGAGCGCTTCAGAATCTCCATTTGGAATCTTTGCAAAGGGGCTGGGGGCTTGATGTTTGAACATGATTACAGATTGCTGTGTTACTGTTCAGACATATTGATGACGCAGGAAGCACTTCTATCGAGGCATGCCATGAGCATGTTCTGCGCAACAGGTTTTGAATCCGTGCATGCCGCCTCGTATAGGCGACGGGATGGACTTCGTGACGGTGTCATGACAGTGGCAAGAGTACCTACCTGCGATGAGCCTCAGAGGATCATTTGCAAATACCCGGAGCCTATTTTTAAAACACCGAAGGCTGCGCTCATCAAAAAGTATCCGATTGCGGGGATGGATGAGAGCCTTTTGGTGATAAACATTCACGCAACTCTGGTGCGACGCAAACGAGCTGCCATCGAGGAAATGCAGCATCTTCTGGAGCGACTGCCAACTCATCGAGGTCCCATGATACTTGCCGGTGATTTTAATACCTTCACCCCGGGTTATCTGCGAGCAGTCGCAGATGTCCTGAGTCAGATTGGTTTAAATTATGTGCCAATACCCAATGACCCCAGACCAACCACACAAGCTCTTGATCAGCTCTTTTGCCGAGGCCTCGAGGTACGCAGTATTAGGGTCGACACCAGTTTCCGCAATTCGGATCATTTTCCAATTCTCGCCGAAATGAAGGTGCTTGGTAGCTGA
- a CDS encoding FAD-dependent oxidoreductase, with translation MADAVELPQRVRALILGAGIHGTAVAHDLATRGWRDVHIIEQHHIHKKASSSSPVFIHDGFRFLQKIIEFDGISDDLQECQLLMGLMSGLIQAMEFLIPIGSEDIRQRVWSKLSLLLYEAAAGRHRLAKHRCIKLSELAIKVPHLKRDQLLGAHSLWSCLVDEESLVKAVLQSAMSLGVTVSDLTEVERIEASADGWIATIRSPNGAAKRLSALYVVNCLGARANQLLDSSGIAPTHRGLNLKTTQILLPNLGLNSGLYLPISKMERRGLSVFPWEGQTALLSPVDFYAGDPGYARPTEVEVDQLISQLNQYLRVQVRRKDILSVRTRLNWATVHGGADLSSSSLVGERASGRGLLLTVYDGQIVTFRALAREVADRICTHFGEFRPSGTHSKAHWVTHNDA, from the coding sequence ATGGCAGATGCCGTTGAACTACCACAGCGCGTACGCGCACTGATTCTAGGTGCTGGCATACATGGCACTGCTGTTGCCCATGATCTAGCAACTCGTGGCTGGCGTGACGTTCACATCATAGAGCAACATCACATACACAAGAAAGCATCTAGCAGTAGCCCCGTTTTTATTCATGACGGTTTTAGATTTTTGCAAAAAATCATCGAATTCGACGGAATTTCAGACGATCTACAAGAATGTCAATTGTTGATGGGGCTAATGTCGGGTCTGATTCAAGCAATGGAGTTTTTAATTCCGATTGGTAGCGAAGATATACGGCAAAGAGTCTGGTCGAAACTGAGTTTGCTCCTATACGAGGCAGCTGCCGGACGTCACCGGTTAGCTAAACATAGGTGCATTAAATTGTCGGAGTTGGCTATCAAGGTGCCTCATCTAAAGCGCGATCAATTGCTCGGCGCGCATTCGTTGTGGAGCTGTCTTGTAGATGAGGAGTCTCTGGTCAAAGCCGTGCTGCAATCGGCAATGAGTTTAGGTGTTACCGTATCCGATTTGACTGAGGTAGAGCGCATTGAAGCGTCTGCCGATGGGTGGATCGCGACGATCAGATCACCAAACGGGGCGGCAAAGCGACTGAGCGCGTTGTATGTGGTCAATTGTCTGGGCGCCCGAGCAAATCAGCTGCTTGATTCCAGCGGCATAGCTCCGACACATCGGGGGCTGAACCTGAAGACGACTCAAATATTACTGCCGAATTTGGGTCTTAACTCTGGCCTTTATTTGCCGATTTCCAAAATGGAGCGCCGCGGATTATCTGTTTTCCCATGGGAAGGGCAGACGGCCTTACTCTCACCGGTGGACTTCTATGCCGGAGACCCCGGGTATGCAAGACCAACTGAAGTTGAGGTCGATCAATTAATTAGCCAACTAAACCAATACCTCAGGGTGCAAGTTAGGCGTAAGGATATTTTGAGTGTAAGGACTCGCCTCAACTGGGCCACGGTACATGGGGGGGCTGATTTGAGCAGCTCGAGTTTGGTCGGAGAAAGAGCCAGCGGACGTGGGCTTCTTCTTACCGTATATGATGGACAGATCGTGACATTTAGAGCTCTAGCCCGCGAGGTTGCAGATCGCATATGTACCCACTTTGGCGAGTTTCGCCCGTCGGGCACTCACAGTAAGGCTCATTGGGTGACGCATAATGACGCCTAA
- a CDS encoding PilZ domain-containing protein codes for MSRPPLSKPTDANAKIVSRENRYTSHALVEFRKFKFLPLGIHSAVLLDISLGGFKIELTGDKKVGAGELFWLHIPLAPLGIYAPARLMCRGECRWFDSERFRVGGVFTGLSKTERLIIDQVVETLRQRRSPTA; via the coding sequence CTGTCGAGGCCCCCATTGAGTAAACCGACGGATGCCAACGCAAAGATAGTCAGTCGCGAAAATCGCTACACATCACATGCCTTGGTCGAATTCCGAAAATTCAAATTCTTACCGCTTGGTATTCATAGTGCCGTGCTTCTTGACATTAGCCTTGGCGGCTTCAAGATTGAACTAACAGGCGACAAAAAAGTCGGCGCAGGGGAGCTATTCTGGCTTCATATACCACTTGCTCCACTTGGCATATACGCTCCAGCTAGGCTCATGTGTCGCGGTGAGTGTCGCTGGTTTGATTCTGAGCGATTCCGCGTTGGTGGGGTTTTCACAGGGCTCAGCAAAACCGAGCGCCTGATCATTGATCAAGTGGTTGAGACATTAAGACAGCGTCGCAGTCCCACGGCATAA